Proteins from one bacterium genomic window:
- a CDS encoding glycosyltransferase family 9 protein: MKSKKTKIILINFGGLGDQILFFPTIKTIKLAYPDSHITFVTEPRSAAAEKLTDLIDETIICDIKGKNTYKNILEFLLKVWVRKFDIVVSSGSSQQVALLLFLTGIKKKIGYDSGALSKVLLTKTVPLNQKQYAGGMYHDLAKSLNPKAIAEFPEINVPEKIINEKRDFIKNTDAKVIIIHPGVSKLSIQKNILKFWDVKNWTELIKRLLDTGKYRVILTGGKDDEEVSIALKKELGEILSENFLDLTNKTANIIELAAIIKLADALVCVDSAPMHIGVGVKTPTVALFGPTDEYKLFPMNDPKYIAITAENNECRPCLWDKRKVSCKNTICLDISVEKVFQAVEKTL, encoded by the coding sequence ATGAAATCAAAAAAAACAAAAATTATTTTAATAAATTTTGGCGGATTGGGAGATCAAATATTATTTTTCCCCACCATTAAAACAATAAAACTTGCTTATCCTGATTCGCATATAACTTTTGTTACGGAACCCAGAAGTGCTGCGGCTGAAAAGCTTACTGATTTAATTGATGAAACAATAATTTGCGATATCAAAGGTAAAAATACCTACAAAAATATCCTTGAATTTTTGCTGAAAGTTTGGGTAAGAAAGTTTGATATAGTTGTTTCTTCCGGCAGTTCTCAGCAGGTTGCTTTATTATTGTTTTTAACAGGAATTAAAAAGAAAATTGGCTATGATAGCGGGGCTTTGAGCAAAGTTTTATTAACAAAAACAGTTCCTTTAAATCAAAAACAATATGCAGGCGGAATGTATCATGATCTTGCAAAATCTCTTAATCCCAAAGCCATAGCCGAATTTCCCGAAATAAATGTTCCCGAAAAAATCATTAATGAAAAAAGAGATTTTATAAAAAATACTGACGCAAAAGTTATAATAATTCATCCGGGTGTGAGTAAATTAAGTATTCAAAAAAATATTTTAAAATTCTGGGATGTAAAAAACTGGACTGAATTAATAAAAAGATTACTCGATACAGGAAAATACAGGGTAATTCTTACGGGCGGGAAAGATGACGAAGAAGTTTCCATTGCGCTAAAAAAAGAACTCGGCGAAATTTTATCAGAAAACTTTTTGGATTTAACCAATAAAACAGCGAATATAATTGAACTGGCGGCAATAATTAAACTTGCTGATGCACTTGTGTGTGTTGATTCTGCCCCTATGCATATAGGAGTAGGGGTAAAAACCCCGACTGTTGCACTATTTGGTCCGACTGATGAATACAAGTTATTCCCTATGAACGACCCTAAATATATTGCAATAACTGCGGAAAATAATGAATGCAGACCATGCCTGTGGGACAAAAGAAAAGTTTCCTGCAAAAACACAATATG